One Chionomys nivalis chromosome 4, mChiNiv1.1, whole genome shotgun sequence genomic region harbors:
- the Qtrt1 gene encoding queuine tRNA-ribosyltransferase catalytic subunit 1, which translates to MAAAGSPASLESAPRIMRLLSECSRSRARAGELRLPHGTVATPVFMPVGTQATMKGITAEQLDSLGCRLCLGNTYHLGLRPGPELIQKAQGLHGFMNWPHNLLTDSGGFQMVSLFSLSEVTEEGVRFRSPYDGQETLLSPERSVEIQNALGSDIIMQLDDVVSSTVTGPRVEEAMHRSVRWLDRCIAAHQHRDKQNLFAIIQGGLNADLRTTCLKEMTKRDVPGFAIGGLSGGESKAQFWKMVALSTSMLPKDKPRYLMGVGYATDLVVCVALGCDMFDCVYPTRTARFGSALVPTGNLQLKKQQYAKDFSPINSECPCPTCQKHSRAFLHALLHSDNTAALHHLTVHNIAYQLQLLSAMRSSILEQRFPDFVRNFMCTMYGDHSLCPAWAVEALASVGITLT; encoded by the exons ATGGCGGCGGCAGGCAGTCCCGCTTCGCTTGAGTCTGCTCCACGAATCATGCGGCTGTTGTCTGAGTGCAGTCGTTCCAGAGCCCGGGCAGGCGAGCTGCGGCTGCCGCATGGAACTGTTGCTACTCCTGTGTTCATGCCTGTGGGAACACAGGCCACCATGAAGGGGATCACGGCGGAGCAGCTGGATAGCCTGGGCTGCCGTCTCTGCTTGGGCAACACCTACCATCTGGGGCTGAGGCCG GGTCCGGAGCTGATCCAGAAAGCCCAGGGTCTTCACGGCTTCATGAATTGGCCTCACAATCTGCTGACA GATAGCGGCGGCTTCCAGATGGTGTCCCTGTTCTCCTTGTCCGAGGTGACTGAGGAGGGCGTCCGCTTCCGCTCGCCCTACGATGGCCAAGAGACACTTTTGAGCCCAGAGAGGTCTGTGGAGATTCAGAACGCTCTGG GCTCTGACATCATCATGCAGCTGGACGATGTGGTGAGCAGCACAGTGACAGGCCCTCGAGTGGAGGAGGCCATGCAcag GTCAGTGCGCTGGCTGGACAGATGCATTGCAGCCCATCAGCACCGGGACAAGCAGAACCTCTTTGCTATCATCCAGGGGGGACTGAATGCCGACCTTCGGACCACTTGCCTGAAAG AGATGACCAAGAGGGATGTCCCGGGCTTCGCCATCGGAGGACTGAGTGGGGGAGAGAGCAAGGCGCAGTTCTGGAAGATGGTGGCTTTAAGTACTTCCATGCTGCCTAAGGACAAGCCAAGATACCTGATGGGGGTTGG CTATGCCACTGATTTGGTAGTCTGCGTTGCTCTTGGATGTGACATGTTCGACTGTGTATACCCCACACGGACAGCG CGCTTTGGCTCCGCTCTTGTACCCACTGGGAACCTGCAGTTGAAGAAACAGCAGTACGCCAAGGATTTTAGTCCCATAAACTCAGAGTGTCCTTGTCCCACCTGCCAGAA GCATAGCCGCGCCTTCCTGCACGCCCTGCTGCACAGCGACAACACCGCAGCTCTGCACCACCTCACTGTGCATAACATTGCCTATCAG CTGCAGCTCCTGAGCGCCATGAGAAGCAGCATCTTGGAGCAGCGCTTTCCTGACTTCGTACGAAACTTCATGTGCACCATGTATGGGGACCACAGCCTCTGTCCTGCCTGGGCTGTTGAAgcactggcctctgtgggaatcACACTCACatga